A single genomic interval of Capricornis sumatraensis isolate serow.1 chromosome 11, serow.2, whole genome shotgun sequence harbors:
- the CEBPD gene encoding CCAAT/enhancer-binding protein delta, whose translation MSAALFSLDGPARGAPWTAEPAAFYEPGRAGKPGRGAEPAAPAMYDDESAIDFSAYIDSMAAVPTLELCHDELFADLFNSNHKAGALELLPGGPARLGGPGPAPRPLKREPDWGDGDAPGSLLPAQVAACAQTVVSLAAAAQPTPPASPEPPRRSPAPPAPGPARDKAAGKRGPDRGSPEYRQRRERNNIAVRKSRDKAKRRNQEMQQKLVELSAENEKLQQRVEQLTRDLAGLRRFFKQLPGAPFLPGAGAADAR comes from the coding sequence ATGAGCGCTGCGCTCTTCAGCCTGGACGGCCCAGCGCGCGGCGCGCCCTGGACGGCGGAGCCCGCTGCCTTCTACGAGCCCGGCCGCGCGGGGAAGCCGGGTCGCGGAGCCGAGCCGGCCGCGCCCGCCATGTACGACGACGAGAGCGCCATCGACTTCAGCGCCTACATCGACTCCATGGCCGCCGTGCCCACCCTGGAGCTGTGCCACGACGAGCTCTTCGCCGACCTCTTTAACAGCAACCACAAAGCGGGCGCCCTGGAGCTACTGCCCGGGGGACCCGCGCGCCTCGGGGGCCCTGGCCCGGCGCCGCGACCCCTCAAGCGCGAGCCCGACTGGGGTGACGGCGACGCGCCCGGCTCCCTGCTGCCCGCGCAGGTGGCCGCGTGCGCGCAGACGGTGGTGAGCCTCGCGGCCGCTGCGCAACCCACACCGCCCGCGTCGCCAGAGCCGCCGCGCCGGAGCCCCGCGCCCCCAGCGCCCGGGCCCGCGCGAGACAAGGCGGCGGGCAAGCGGGGCCCGGACCGCGGCAGCCCCGAGTACCGGCAGCGACGCGAGCGCAACAACATCGCTGTGCGCAAGAGCCGCGACAAGGCCAAGCGGCGCAACCAGGAGATGCAGCAGAAGCTGGTGGAGCTTTCGGCCGAGAACGAGAAGCTGCAGCAGCGCGTGGAGCAGCTCACGCGGGACCTGGCCGGACTGCGGCGCTTCTTCAAGCAGCTGCCCGGCGCGCCCTTCCTGCCCGGCGCGGGGGCGGCGGACGCGCGGTGA